A genomic window from Parasteatoda tepidariorum isolate YZ-2023 chromosome 10, CAS_Ptep_4.0, whole genome shotgun sequence includes:
- the LOC139426879 gene encoding uncharacterized protein → MPIDEQQTQVALRIPPFWKANVRLWIAQCDNAFTYSGISSDQTKFSALIANIDGEKLAHVSDIVLNPPDSDKYKKLCARLVSEFEDSEQLKIKKLLTELQLGDERPSHLLH, encoded by the coding sequence ATGCCTATTGATGAGCAACAGACTCAAGTTGCTCTGCGTATCCCTCCTTTCTGGAAAGCAAACGTGCGATTGTGGATAGCACAATGTGACAATGCTTTTACATACAGTGGCATTTCCAGCGATCAAACAAAGTTTTCTGCCCTCATCGCTAACATCGATGGTGAGAAGCTTGCCCATGTCTCTGATATTGTTCTCAATCCTCCGGACTCGGACAAATATAAGAAGCTGTGCGCCAGACTCGTTAGTGAGTTTGAGGATTCTGAgcaactcaaaattaaaaaacttttgaccGAGTTACAACTCGGTGATGAACGCCCCAGCCATCTTCTCCACTAG
- the LOC122272107 gene encoding major centromere autoantigen B, whose translation MKFQNPKIILFIDQCSAHPDLQLSNVRVEFFPANCTSKLQPCDLGIIRSFKVFYRKQLVRKAVAELENGNLNDACKLKLSVLEAMHFISAAWRNVTQKCISHCFEESGIVASNEPLTDAGLDRLDSENDNETVSYDFDEYNRENLAACEAERTTAPSVDDVMDFSSADADEQEDTEAQPVPSFNTALRKSGIVASNEPLTDAGLDRLDSENDNETVSYDFDEYIRENLATCEAERTTAPSVDDVMDFSSADEDEQEETEAQPVPSFNTALRIMIVIVRTAETTAPRVSLTSSELFSIAKAKNKSAWLTPPSHNWYQSG comes from the exons atgaaatttcagaaccccaaaataattttgttcatcGATCAATGCAGTGCACATCCGGATTTGCAGCTATCTAATGTGCGTGTTGAGTTTTTTCCTGCAAACTGTACAAGCAAATTACAGCCTTGTGATCTCGGCATTATTCGATCATTTAAGGTTTTTTACAGAAAGCAACTTGTCCGGAAAGCTGTAGCTGAACTAGAGAACGGAAACCTAAATGACGCCTGCAAACTAAAGTTAAGTGTTCTGGAGgctatgcattttatttctgCTGCTTGGAGAAACGTTACACAAAAGTGCATTTCCCACTGTTTTGAAGAAAGCGGAATCGTAGCTTCTAATGAACCGTTAACAGATGCAGGATTAGATAGACTAGACTCGGAGAATGACAATGAAACAGTTAGCTATGACTTCGACGAGTACAACCGAGAAAACTTAGCAGCATGCGAAGCTGAGAGAACCACTGCTCCATCCGTGGACGATGTTATGGACTTTTCATCCGCCGATGCAGATGAACAAGAAGACACAGAAGCACAGCCCGTTCCTTCTTTCAACACAGCATTGAGAA AAAGCGGAATCGTAGCTTCTAATGAACCGTTAACAGATGCAGGATTAGATAGACTAGACTCGGAGAATGACAATGAAACAGTTAGCTATGACTTCGACGAGTACATCCGAGAAAACTTAGCAACATGCGAAGCTGAGAGAACCACTGCTCCATCCGTGGACGATGTTATGGACTTTTCATCCGCCGATGAAGATGAACAAGAAGAAACAGAAGCACAGCCCGTTCCTTCTTTCAACACAGCATTGAGAA TTATGATAGTAATAGTTAGAACAGCTGAGACCACTGCGCCTCGAGTGTCTCTTACCTCCTCAGAGCTCTTCTCCATTGCTAAAGCCAAAAATAAATCAGCATGGCTCACTCCACCCAGTCACAATTGGTACCAGAGCGGGTAG
- the LOC110282935 gene encoding uncharacterized protein, whose amino-acid sequence MAFNHRIGLSTVSAIINETCESIWGCLTPIYLKKPNEQMWEQKASTFLDITNFPNCVGAIDGKQVIIQAPGNSDSLYFNYKGTYSVVLLAACDATYCYTFVDIGAYGKQGDSTIFSESQLGKLLFEGGLNLPWDRCLPQGNEELSLVFVADEALQLKKNIMRPYPGKNMSQDQEAFNYRLCRARRLIENTFGITSSRWRILRKPIVSSISTVEKIVKAVVCLHNFVCQNEVNSTVCQRNATTCLVHMQTQKWMAL is encoded by the coding sequence ATGGCCTTCAATCACAGGATTGGTTTATCCACAGTTTCTgcaataataaatgaaacttgTGAAAGTATTTGGGGTTGCCTAACTccaatttacttgaaaaaaccGAATGAACAGATGTGGGAGCAGAAAGCATCTACCTTTTTGGATATTACAAACTTTCCGAATTGTGTCGGGGCTATTGATGGCAAGCAAGTTATCATACAAGCTCCCGGGAACAGTGACTCCCTTTACTTTAACTATAAGGGAACTTACAGTGTAGTGCTTTTGGCAGCATGTGACGCCACATACTGCTACACATTTGTGGACATAGGTGCATATGGTAAGCAAGGAGACTCTACTATATTTTCAGAGTCCCAGCTGGGTAAACTCTTGTTTGAAGGAGGGCTTAATCTGCCCTGGGACAGATGCCTTCCCCAGGGCAATGAAGAATTGTCTCTTGTATTCGTAGCAGATGAGGCCTTGCAACTGAAAAAGAACATAATGAGGCCATATCCAGGCAAAAATATGAGTCAAGATCAAGAGGCCTTTAACTACAGACTATGCAGAGCCAGAAGGCTCATTGAGAACACTTTTGGCATAACAAGCAGTCGTTGGCGAATATTGAGAAAGCCAATTGTATCCTCGATATCAACGGTAGAGAAGATAGTGAAAGCTGTTGTTTGCTTGCACAATTTTGTTTGTCAAAACGAAGTTAATTCTACTGTCTGCCAACGCAACGCCACTACTTGCCTTGTGCATATGCAGACTCAAAAGTGGATGGCATTATAA
- the LOC139426880 gene encoding jerky protein homolog-like, with protein MRICSKNGYFDEFVPNVETFLKNQNLPRKAIILLDNAPCHPNDDELASDNIKALFLPPNVTSFIQPLDQGVLENIKRNYRKKLLKFLIEGIEENKSVPETLKSLNVKDAVYWIAEAWDEVKSDTIKKSWRKIIDTQTEPLNEEDIRDWINADEQQEITDEMIVNNKEKESSDEDSEDENRYMKISHTDRLKAIEIAIEYIEQQEEATPAILLSLEKWRNITAEKRQSKVMQTTIKGFFKVRTL; from the exons ATGcggatttgttcaaaaaatggttattttgaTGAATTCGTTCCTAACGTAGAgacattcttaaaaaatcaaaatcttccAAGGAAAGCAATAATACTGCTTGACAATGCTCCATGTCATCCGAATGATGATGAATTGGCGAGTGACAACATTAAAGCCCTTTTTTTGCCTCCCAATGTCACATCATTTATTCAGCCTTTAGATCAAGGTGTTTTGGAGAACATAAAGAGAAATTATCGaaagaaattactaaaatttcttattgaaggaattgaggaaaataaaagtgttcCTGAGacacttaaaagtttaaatgtaaagGATGCTGTCTACTGGATAGCGGAGGCATGGGATGAAGTAAAATCAGACACCATAAAAAAGTCGTGGAGGAAAATTATCGATACACAGA CTGAGCCTTTAAACGAAGAGGATATACGTGACTGGATAAATGCTGACGAACAACAAGAAATTACGGATGAAATGATCGTCAATAATAAGGAAAAGGAATCTAGTGATGAAGACAGTGAGGATGAAAATCGATATATGAAAATTTCACATACAGATAGATTAAAAGCTATCGAAATTGCTATTGAATACATAGAACAACAAGAAGAAGCAACACCAGCAATCCTGTTATCTTTAGAAAAATGGCGAAACATTACTGCAGAAAAACGCCAAAGTAAAGTTATGCAAACAACAATTAAgggtttttttaaagtaagaactctttaa
- the LOC139426881 gene encoding jerky protein homolog-like, with protein MSSNKKKRVVSIETKLEAIQRLDKGESIKKVARDLGVGAVTVGDWKRKRNEIEIWSAEKANCSLRKTMKKCEFEKTSESLFLWITHLREKGSPISGPMLQAKALDFNKLFYAGEHFIASSGWLEKEIWKLSIKYTRRKIIS; from the coding sequence ATGAGTAGCAATAAGAAAAAGCGAGTTGTTTCtatagaaacaaaattagaagCAATTCAAAGATTAGATAAAGGTGAATCAATAAAGAAAGTAGCGAGAGATCTCGGAGTCGGAGCTGTTACTGTTGGCGATTGGAAAAGGAagagaaatgaaatagaaatatgGAGTGCAGAAAAGGCTAATTGCAGTTTacgaaaaacaatgaaaaagtgTGAATTCGAAAAAACATCCGAATCATTATTCCTATGGATCACACATTTGAGAGAAAAGGGAAGTCCTATATCAGGGCCTATGCTACAAGCAAAAGCATTGGACTTTAATAAGCTTTTCTATGCTGGAGAACATTTCATTGCTAGTAGTGGATGGTTGGAAAAAGAGATATGGAAATTGTCAATTAAATATACCAGGAGAAAAATTATCAGCTGA